One stretch of Solenopsis invicta isolate M01_SB chromosome 16, UNIL_Sinv_3.0, whole genome shotgun sequence DNA includes these proteins:
- the LOC105193419 gene encoding facilitated trehalose transporter Tret1, whose protein sequence is MALIAQSDERSSCEQPTSKCAQYVGVLVATFAAFSIGTYLSWTSSALPLYNVSDTLPVSDQEVSWISSLLPLGAVPAVIPAGMLADRFGRKRTIWAATVPLFFCWYIIGFARSKIWIFLARFVAGAACGAASVVVPMYASEIAERSIRGMPGTIFQLQITAGILFGYATAFTDSLHVIAILCSVVPALLLISFPFVPESPAWLVMQGRKNEASDVLKHFRGPRYSPETELVRLELRASEMREARPSIFDLRNYQKAMYITLGLMFFQQLSGVYILIFYARFFDDWNSILSSSTSLVIVGVVQVIAAYFSTVLIERADRKLLLFISVSVMAVCMFTLSGYFHFRNSYDLSSFSWIPLLSFAVFLIIFNIGIWPISWLMVGELFTSNMKNVASAVNWMSNWTLAFLVTKCFLNMLDLMGLSSTFATFGIISLFGTIFISVMVPETEGRSAEEIQIELYGIEIRNPMETAAVAT, encoded by the exons ATGGCTTTAATTGCACAGAGCGATGAGAGATCGTCGTGCGAGCAACCGACTTCAAAATGCGCGCAATACGTGGGCGTGCTTGTGG CGACATTCGCCGCGTTCTCGATCGGCACGTACTTGTCGTGGACGTCGTCCGCCTTGCCACTTTACAATGTGAGCGACACGCTGCCTGTCAGCGATCAGGAGGTCTCCTGGATTTCTTCCTTGCTCCCCCTCGGTGCAGTTCCCGCCGTTATCCCGGCGGGGATGTTGGCGGATAGATTTGGTCGGAAGAGGACGATTTGGGCGGCGACCGTGCCCTTATTTTTCTGCTGGTACATTATCGGATTCGCGCGGAGTAAGATATG GATTTTCCTGGCTCGGTTTGTTGCGGGAGCAGCATGCGGCGCAGCATCCGTCGTTGTTCCCATGTACGCTTCTGAGATTGCCGAGCGAAGCATTAGGGGAATGCCTGGCACTATTTTTCAATTACAGATTACCGCCGGAATTCTCTTCGGATATGCTACTG CTTTTACCGATAGCCTGCACGTCATTGCCATACTTTGTTCCGTGGTGCCCGCTTTGCTTTTGATCTCCTTCCCATTCGTACCGGAATCACCGGCGTGGTTGGTCATGCAGGGTCGCAAGAATGAGGCGAGTGATGTGCTGAAACACTTTAGGGGGCCTCGCTACAGTCCCGAGACGGAATTGGTCAGGCTCGAGCTTCGTGCCTCGGAAATGCGAGAGGCCAGGCCTAGTATTTTTGACTTGAGAAATTATCAGAAAGCAATGTACATCACACTgg gtCTAATGTTTTTTCAGCAACTGTCCGGCGTTTATATTCTGATATTCTACGCTAGGTTCTTTGACGATTGGAACTCGATTCTGAGTTCATCCACGTCGTTGGTGATCGTCGGTGTAGTACAAGTAATCGCAGCCTATTTTTCGACCGTTTTGATCGAACGTGCTGACAGAAAACTACTATTATTTATCAGTGTGTCAGTGATGGCCGTTTGCATGTTCACGTTATCGGGATATTTTCATTTCCgg AACTCGTACGATCTCTCAAGCTTCTCCTGGATCCCTCTGCTCTCGTTCGCGGTATTCCTCATCATTTTCAACATCGGCATCTGGCCAATTTCGTGGTTGATGGTCGGCGAGTTGTTTACGAGCAACATGAAGAACGTGGCAAGCGCAGTCAACTGGATGTCCAACTGGACACTAGCTTTTCTGGTGACCAAGTGCTTCCTGAACATGTTAGATCTCATGGGACTCTCCTCAACGTTTGCCACATTCGGCATAATAAGTTTATTTGGAACCATATTCATTTCCGTGATGGTGCCGGAGACGGAGGGCAGAAGCGCCGAAGAGATTCAGATAGAGTTGTACGGGATAGAAATAAGAAATCCGATGGAGACAGCAGCGGTGGCAACATGA